The Anguilla anguilla isolate fAngAng1 chromosome 4, fAngAng1.pri, whole genome shotgun sequence genome has a window encoding:
- the s1pr3a gene encoding sphingosine 1-phosphate receptor 3a: MESALADGMNAEIVAHYNHTGKWGRPHGAGDGGGPYKTALLLLIGALIALENVSVLLALWRSGRLHSRMYALIGNLALSDLLAGVAYVVNIFTSGRNTFFLTPVQWLAREGSMFVALSASIFSLLAIGVERHTTMVRLQPCESARRGRLPGLLVACWAVSLLLGALPSLGWNCRGRLESCSTVLPLYAKSYVAFCACVFTVLLVAVVALYTRIYRLVTSSGRRVSGRPSERSLALLRTVAIVLGVFVVCWAPLFLLLLLDVGCSPRRCPVLYQVDWFIALAVLNSALNPLIYTLSSREMRAAFYRLLCCCCSRPRPDAPPSRNPAVPRPGVIAPTPENSKSSVGGVTIGATKSALSKSRTATPLSSGHQRPDPAPAPAPALSSAPPLPAGPAILLSVVLVKAGAFWSEPSFPGEALTRLLSVVLVKAGAFWSEPSFPGEALTRSALPAGATASSLSSLALE, encoded by the exons ATGGAGTCCGCGCTGGCGGACGGGATGAACGCGGAGATCGTGGCGCACTACAACCACACGGGGAAGTGGGGCCGGCCGCACGGCGCGGGCGACGGCGGCGGGCCGTACAAGacggcgctgctgctgctgatcgGCGCGCTGATCGCGCTGGAGAACGTGTCCGTGCTGCTGGCGCTGTGGCGCAGCGGGCGCCTGCACAGCCGCATGTACGCCCTGATCGGCAACCTGGCGCTGTCCGACCTGCTGGCGGGCGTGGCCTACGTGGTCAACATCTTCACCTCGGGGCGCAACACCTTCTTCCTCACGCCCGTGCAGTGGCTGGCGCGCGAGGGCAGCATGTTCGTGGCGCTGAGCGCCTCCATCTTCAGCCTGCTGGCCATCGGCGTGGAGCGGCACACCACCATGGTGCGGCTGCAGCCCTGCGAGTCCGCGAGGCGGGGCCGGCTCCCGGGGCTCCTAGTGGCCTGCTGGGCGGTGTCGCTGCTCCTCGGCGCCCTCCCCAGCCTGGGGTGGAACTGCAGGGGCCGGCTGGAGAGCTGCTCCACCGTGCTGCCGCTCTACGCCAAGAGCTACGTGGCGTTCTGCGCCTGCGTGTTCACGGTGCTGCTGGTGGCCGTGGTGGCGCTCTACACGCGCATCTACCGCCTGGTGACGTCCAGCGGGCGGCGGGTGAGCGGGCGTCCGTCGGAGCGCTCGCTGGCGCTGCTGCGCACCGTGGCGATCGTGCTGGGCGTGTTCGTGGTGTGCTGGGcgcccctcttcctcctgctgctgctggacgtGGGCTGCAGCCCCCGGCGCTGCCCCGTCCTGTACCAGGTGGACTGGTTCATCGCCCTGGCGGTGCTCAACTCCGCCCTCAACCCGCTCATCTACACCCTGTCCAGCCGGGAGATGAGGGCCGCCTTCTATCggctgctctgctgctgctgcagccggCCCCGGCCGGACGCCCCGCCCTCCCGGAACCCCGCCGTCCCGCGCCCGGGCGTCATCGCGCCCACGCCGGAGAACAGCAAGTCCAGCGTGGGCGGAGTCACCATCGGCGCCACCAAATCCGCGCTGTCCAAGAGCAGGACGGCCACCCCGTTGAGCTCCGGCCACCAGcggcctgaccccgcccccgctcccgcccccgccctctccTCCGCGCCCCCGCTCCCCGCGGGACCCGCCATCCTGCTCTCCGTGGTTCTGGTCAAAGCCGGGGCCTTCTGGTCAGAGCCTTCCTTCCCTGGGGAGGCTCTGACCCG CCTGCTCTCCGTGGTTCTGGTCAAAGCTGGGGCCTTCTGGTCAGAGCCTTCCTTCCCTGGGGAGGCTCTGACCCGGTCGGCTCTGCCCGCCGGCGCCACCGCCTCGTCTCTCTCCAGCCTCGCTCTGGAGTAA